GagaaattataaaaacaataaataaatcagttagTGTGAATTCCTGCCTATAAACGTTTTAAAATCTCATCCACAGGCATTGTCCCCTTTGTCCTGTCTGCCTCCCGTAAGTACTATTTGATCCAGGAGATGAAAACATGGCATGATGCCCAGGCTTACTGCCGagccacacacactgacctggctATCATCAAAAGCCTTCATGACATGGTCCACTTTCAGAATGAAGCACAGAGGCAAAGTTTCAATACAGAAGCTTGGATTGGCCTGTACAATGACATCAACAGCTGGCGCTGGTCCTTTAACAGTGAGCCACTAAGAGTTCAATGCTGGATATTGGGACAGCCTGACAACGTCGACGGACATGAAGAATGTGGCGTGACAGGGTTGCTCGGTTGGTTTGATGCATCGTGTGACAAGTTAAAATCCTTTCTGTGCTTCGATGGTGAGGAACAATATATtacttttactatttttttaagaatatttgTCTTAGGAAACATTTTGAGCTGTATTTTCACTATGCACATTGAAAGTAAATGTGCTCTAAAGTGCCAGAATTGTTAAACAGTGATTCCTGAAAGAGTGCGACAGACAAAaataactgactgactgttaaGTTACTGACAAACTTAATTTGgccatttttatacttttaccTTTTTATCGCATCCTAAAGAAGCTTGTTTGAGAAAGGATATATAAGGCATGCAACTGTAATCTTTCTTACAATCTCTTTCTTGTTACTATTTTGAGTTGAATTAATACAATTGTGCCTCTGGTGTCTTGTCTAAACAAACCTGCATGTCAGCTGATAGATAAACTGAACTTAAGTTAGTTGGGTTGAGTTAATAACACTTTGTTTGGGTTGAAGATTCAAATTAAAGTGTACTTTGGTAGGAAGTTGCATTACGGAGACAGATTAAAATAACTTTCCACAGGTACATTTAGAACTCAGTGCATGTATTAACAATGATTTTTAACCACAATCAATGAAGCGGCCATTGAACTTACTGTAAATGGCTATGAACTTGTAGGCAATCTCCTATTCTCTGGAGCTGCTTTACAATAATGATCcatatgcaaagaaaatgtctatatattttttttcaaaaatatgtacTGATATATTTTGACCTGTACttacatgtgtttgtttttttttttttaacaatacatTACCAATCAAATTTTGACACAGCTGTTCATAGAATGGtttgagaataataataatggtgataACACATATGCAGCAaccaaaaaatgtgttaaacaaattaaatctaatttatatatataaaaaattcattcaGAAAAAATTCTCAGCATCTTCATTAAGGAGCTTCACTCAGGAGGCATTTCTTAAACTTCCCAAAGCTCTCCACTGCTTCCCCTGTgttctaaatgaaaactacttgtttggtgaaacaatttaaaataaactacatATTGTGGATATGCAGACTGATTTAGAAATATATTAGACATTAGACATTAATTTCACCAATTAAATTTGCCTTCATTTAATTGGTAATGTGAGTAAAATTCCTTTAACATGTCTTGAAAGAGTAAATATATTTGGAATTTTAAAGAAAGCACAAATTAATCAAACAACAGAcaattttttattgaaataaaaatcacaaaaaattatttttaatatctgatGCCCATAAGATTAGCTCAAATATTCTTGTCAGGAAGAATTCGTCATGTGTTTTTCATATCTTCCAGCCAGGAACCTTGCTCCTGCCAGGTACATTTACATCTCTGAACTTCAGATGACCTGGTACGATGCTCAGAGTTACTGCAGACAGCATTACACAGACCTGGCCATCATCAACGACTTGCCTGAAGGTTTAAATGTTCAGAGCATGTTGCCTAATGACGCTTGGTTAGGCCTGTTCCGAGACTCCTGGAAGTGGATAGATGAGACCAACATGTCCACCCTTACATGGGGTCCTGGGCAACCTGATAATatgcacaaaaatgaaaattgtggTTTTGTAACTAACAGCCAGGCAGCTGATGCGCCGTGCTCAGACACAAAGCCTTTCTTCTGTTACGCAGGTGAGTTAAAGTTATTTTTGGGTCTTTTATACAGACCAGCTGAAACTGCTTTTACATGTAAGCTATActtgctgtgtgtatgtgtttctgcATCCAGAAATCTCGGAAAGAAAACAAACCGTAAGACTGAAGATCCAGTTCAAACAGAATGTAATTGTTCCCGCAGTAaaggcagccatcttggagAAAGTGAGTCCCATCCTCTAAAAAAGCCCcattactataatatataacaaCAGCAAAGACTTATGACTTGAAATCATAATCCGTCTGGTGTATTCGTTTTCCAAAGCattttcagtaataataataataataataataataataataataattatatctgTGTGTTAGTTCCTCATAATAGATTATTATCTCTATCCTgcattatgtaaagaataaaacatgaagggACATagttttataggaaaataatcaattacagGGTGGTGAGATGTGACCTGTTGCAATTTGTTTCTTAACCGAACTTAGGAACTGCtatcagagttgctgttacagaaaattaatcaacaccttctgttcATACCGACTCACTGGTTCAGCAATGTcgtgatataattattaataaaaatgtattcattatttttcctcAGATTAAACTGAAACTGATGGAGTATGGGATGGCAGAGAACACCACAGTGAAATGGATAGAGCAGCCTGGTGGTGTGGTGTTTCACAAGGAAGAGcgtaataataatgatgcagAATATGAACCTAAGAATCATGTGACGTCTAAATCTTGAGCCATGTCTCATATCGCTTACTTATGTAATGCATTAGTGGTTTTTTTAGTGTAAGTTGTTTGGTTGCACTGTAAATTTAACAGTAGGAACTGGACTGGGTTTTGTACCATGCCTTCACCTCCTGTTCTGAAATTACTCAGAAACGGGGGCAGAGCCATGGGAGGggtaaactttttaaaatggctGATGCATATGTGTTTATCAATTCTAACTGGACGCAATGAGTTTTATCTACAAGTTATTCAATGAATTCAATCAATTTTCATATTAAGGTATATTGGGTGTAAagctaatttaaataaaagaagagacaaacacaaaataagCTAATATCAATTTACATACTGCCATAAAAGGCAATCTTTGTTACCTTTAACAAAAGCCTGCTAATTATTTgtactttgtttttattaataagtAGATTGGACTACTGTAATGCTTTCTTTTCTggtcaaattaaattaaaaaacaagaaattagCTGTGTCTAATTCAACAGCTGAtcgagaatgagaaagagatcACATGTTGCGCGAATTTTCAAGTCTGGTTAGTTAGTTTccttattgatttaaaaattcttttattaGTTTGCATGTGGTTATGTGTGGGGAAAAGCTCTGAAGGTGTAAACCAGTCCAGCCCCTCTGACCTGTTCAGAGGAACTTCTTAAATGTAAAATCAAAACTTCCATGTTTAACTTTGGATATAGTTAATAAGACTTTTAATTCatattgcttttattatattttgtagtCTTTCtgttaatgattatattatatatttttagtttgatgtatgtatttacttttattcatgtttatattagtcttggtcatttttttctgttttttttaaataattttattgtgtattaatTATGGATGCTCTTtcagaatattaaataaaataaaagaatattatattcttttattttcccaTTTTCCTATTTGTACTACTAGCAAAGTAAGCTATAGCCAGTGAACCTGGTGGGAAATTAGCAGgctaaaataaaagtgaaaaactaaaaactgatattaaatattaaaactttcAGTGCCTGATGTATAAATCTGTTTTTAGGCCACATTCTGTGCAAAAAAATACCTGGCATATGATCCTAAACACACATTTAGCAGCAAGCATTGTGGTGCTTGTCCATTCTTCATACATGGGTCACAGATGTAGCTGGATTCCAATGTTGATTTGAACATCTCAAAGAGAACCGTGGCTATGAATTATTTAGTTTAATGGAAAAATTACAAATGCTTTCATTCACTGTATATGCCAAGTGCATGCTggttaaaaatgcttttaaaaaggttgtcatcttcagtaatcatcATACTTACACACGTTAATCGATACTACAAGAATCATGACCTTGCTTAGGGtattcattatataatatttgaaaacattaacatttccaTGGAACatatttcactaatttcattaattatattaaatcttAATAGGATGCCTGTCTTTAACACTTGTTTTAAAATAGGTTGGTTTCTTACTTTGCCTTGTTACACCGTACTTCTTGGTCATATTGCAATGTGGAAAAAAAGCTTCTGTGCAAAGtttaaacaaactaaacaaagcACTGAAGCAACTGACTGCAGCAAAAGTTGCTCAGGTAAATATACACTTgcaattcatgtttttttcccctcacttaATCTACTCTCATTTAAGATTAGAAACCTCAGATTATTAGACTAGATTAGATTATGAAACCTCAGTGTCCTCATATTAAGTATAGTTTATAACAGTATTGCTCAGTTTCTCCTGCTCTAGCAGAAAAGTAAAACACGAGGCTTTGATTAAAAGGAACAGTAGTCATTATACTGTGGGGGGAAACGATAGATAAGATTAGACACTTTTGCACACTTAATTTCATGCTTTTAGGCACTAAAACTCATTTGAGTAGAGAGCTGGCCATAGTCTGTGAGCCAGCTCCCTCTTATAATATGTAGTGTAATGCTAATAACAGTTAAATtctatacattatataaataaatatgtttccATCATAGTATTACTGGAACATATCTCTTTTGATACCAATGTACAGCAAAAAATATCTGttgtattaattttaatattacattcCCATGTGTTGAGTAATTTAGTATGATGGAAAATTTAATGTATGTtggaaatttaaatatatatatatatatatatatatatatatatatgtatatatatatatatatatatatatatatatgtatatatttctaaatatatcACAGCCATGCCGATATTCAGCATAACCGCACACTTGCTCGTACTATATTGCTTAATGTAGGattttttgaagaagaagaaaatgaattaatgagaAGAAATACCATACTGCAATTTCTACTTTAAAATGataatgttaatatataaaACTGTTGCTGTATTTGTGTCACATGTGTAGAGTTGTAGTAGAAACAGTGTTATTACTTTCTTTAAGCAATCGCTTGAAAATGTGTACAAATTTGAATGAACAAAGACTCATGTTCAACGCCAGATGTTTACTAGGTCATGGTGCAGTGGAAACAAGCTTCTATGCAAAACGTTTAAACAAAGCACTGAAGCAAATGACTCATTGGGATGGCAAATGCTGCTTGgttaaatgtaaatttgcaGTTAATTGGCTTTTTTTCTTAACTTTCActtaagtaattaagtaaatgTTCTGCACTGgcagaaaaattaaacacaacgCTTCATTTAGATTAACAGTAGTCACTATTCTGTAGGCGAAAAGACATAAGATTCAACATTTTGCACACTTTCTTTAATCTTTAGGCACCAGAACGCATTTGTGTAGAGAGCAGATCACAGTCACGGTTACAAAGCACAATCtgccatttatttaaaaaattcacaGACTGCCTCGCATCAGGCCACCATGGATTATCATCCTATACCAGCATAGGCTGTCATATTATTACTTACATATTGAATGCATAATGCTAGCATACATTATGAGATGTagcttaattcaattcaattcaatttgtatagcgcttttaacaatggacattgtcacaaagcagctttacagaaataaatggattcaaaatatattgtaaatatgtgaatttatccctaatgagcaagccagaggtgatgtcTAATGTTGTTAGACTTTTTCCTAACAAATATGGAGATCCTACTCAAGCCATAAACACATAAGTGTAGCCATATTATGTTATTTTCTATGGATGCAGATTAGTATCCTAGATTAGTATCCTAGATTAGTATCCTAGATTAGTATCCTAGATTGCCACCCCAGTAAAGTCATTGGGTCTAAACTGGCCAATGCTGGAAAAATTATTGAGAAACTGTACTTAAGTACAAGTATGGGAGTATGGGTACTGtatcaaaattttaaataaaagtagaaGTATGGAGGCAAATATCTACCTGAATGAAAGTCAAAAAGTatctacatttatacatacTCAAGTACACTCCTATAGCAAAATATTAAGTGGTTAATGGTCTTCAaagcaaatcattggtcaggaaattagcaagaatgaatCAAATACTGTAGATCTCTCCCTGATTTATCAGCCCTGGTTCCGtttatgagcttgttatcaggcccttgatgggctgcatcaggtgtagctgataaccaaataatgactaatcttttaagaaaaagaaaaaaaacataccaaaaGATATTTGTACACCCAGAAGTGTCTTAGTTTGTATTTTAcgtcaaacattttaatcatcacGATTTTACCtctgtgtacaagaagactatataagtgaatttccctgtttctagcttttccccaaacaaacagttcactgcagcaaaaagtaaaccagcaaatggagtgcatctgtttcattatTGCTAATTTTCTAACAAATGATCAAATGACCATTAAAAGCATAATATTTGCCATTTGAGGCCTGGcccatttatttatgtatttatttgttttttggcCCAGGAGTGTATTCAagtgtaaaagtaaatatttttaactgatgaaacgAGCTGACCCCAAGGTCATCATGGCTAAACCTGCATGACTAGCTAGTTCGCTAAGCAATCAGTCATAAAGAAAATAACTTCCTAACTCGATAAACAAACCTAGAATTTGGCTTGTGGgttagctattttttttaacagcccTTTCGGAATGAATGCTAAGGCATGTTAGcaataaacaacaaaactagctagctaattaatttAACAGGCTAATTTgcaaaacttaactagctagctaaataactaGCTAAAGTACCAAACTTAAACTTAACAAAGTTCTTTAGCTTTAACAGCAAACTTTAAAGatataatttaaacattttaaagatgcaTACTTCATATTTAGTTTGATGTTAGGGAAAAGGAAACATCTCATCCTGTAACGttgctaaaaaaatatatttttttttattgaatgcTACTTGTACATAACAACCATTACATACACATGGCAAGACTTCCAAACAAGAAAAAGCagataattataaatatgaaggattacattaaaaaagagagaagagaagaagacagCATTTCAAATTTTTTCTAGCAACTTTCTCTATTATTTATATgctatttcttatttatatgcTTAAaagagttaataataataaaaaaaaattcaaccatAAAACCCTTAAAACATGATTTAGAGTTGCTTCTTTTACTTTTGTGTATATAACATTTACCAAATTAAATCATAAGATTCACCCTGAAGTTAACAGatatatttttcaatataaaGTTTCCAAGTTATATCAAAATTATGTCCAGTTTTCTGTTGAATAAATGCAGATAAATCTTCCCAAACTTTTTTGGGAtgacaccaacaacaacaacaacaataataataataataataataataataaaagatgtattttttttctggctgcTCTGAACAAAACGAACAACTTTCATCAATATTCTGAAAATTCTGATAAAGTATAATTACAAACATGTATATGTTTTTGACTGGTTATTCTGTGagtgttagcatgttagcatcaGTTTGAGTGTAAATACAGCGCTGTTCTCAGGCCGCACCGGCAGATGGCGCTGCTGAGCCggtagtctctctctcactcctcctctCTGAGGCGCcgaagcagtgtgtgtttttgtgtaaatatgGCGGCGCACTATAGCTCCATCATGCGTCTCCGGACTCTGTGCAACCTTGGGAGGAAAACCTTGGATATCAGAAGCAGAACCGTTTTGGACCGGACCGGTGTGAGCCTGTACAGGACCCGAGCTGGAACCGCTCACCGCCGGGAAGAACCTGCCAC
This genomic interval from Pangasianodon hypophthalmus isolate fPanHyp1 chromosome 4, fPanHyp1.pri, whole genome shotgun sequence contains the following:
- the LOC113547283 gene encoding putative C-type lectin domain family 20 member A, yielding MMMTLFQLLLFTGIVPFVLSASRKYYLIQEMKTWHDAQAYCRATHTDLAIIKSLHDMVHFQNEAQRQSFNTEAWIGLYNDINSWRWSFNSEPLRVQCWILGQPDNVDGHEECGVTGLLGWFDASCDKLKSFLCFDARNLAPARYIYISELQMTWYDAQSYCRQHYTDLAIINDLPEGLNVQSMLPNDAWLGLFRDSWKWIDETNMSTLTWGPGQPDNMHKNENCGFVTNSQAADAPCSDTKPFFCYAEISERKQTVRLKIQFKQNVIVPAVKAAILEKIKLKLMEYGMAENTTVKWIEQPGGVVFHKEERNNNDAEYEPKNHVTSKS